Proteins encoded together in one Telopea speciosissima isolate NSW1024214 ecotype Mountain lineage chromosome 4, Tspe_v1, whole genome shotgun sequence window:
- the LOC122657562 gene encoding transcription factor SAC51-like, with translation MGKNCDSWIHQQHSALQSPFQNCMSPPLSLGLENTFPAYANPQTGMASANDTMPLPGFAFPELGNLKTAQPVEQQGWFYCLPRHRHAAFAPPDCIAKDKFSALPHGCFSQATAAPNAEPASVQKQFHWQAAFASSDCIAKDKFSAFPNGYFGQVAATPNAEAGSVQKRFLVFDHSGNQTSFFISSVIAPTIPFQHQSCKIPSQFDAKGIHEELAANRDPIYQSGPVIVSDGLNENHESDGGSEMREDTEELNALLYSDDEYEDTGCSEEDDEVASTGHSPSEMTGHEKQEEEEEEVASSGGPNKKRKLLDGEHEATCSVMDTANSAKPNGLLLEYEDDAESSCIRGRAQGGKMGALPLGQKRLRKERIRETVSILQNIIPGGKGKDAAMVLDEAIQYLRSLKVKAKALGTSTTILN, from the coding sequence ATGGGAAAGAACTGTGATTCTTGGATTCATCAGCAGCATTCTGCCTTGCAATCACCCTTTCAAAACTGCATGAGCCCTCCTCTGAGTTTGGGGCTTGAAAATACATTCCCTGCTTATGCAAACCCCCAGACTGGCATGGCTTCTGCTAATGACACTATGCCATTGCCAGGGTTTGCATTTCCTGAATTGGGCAACTTGAAAACGGCCCAACCAGTTGAACAGCAAGGGTGGTTCTATTGCTTACCACGCCATCGGCATGCTGCCTTTGCTCCCCCTGATTGCATTGCCAAAGACAAATTTTCTGCACTTCCACATGGATGTTTTAGCCAGGCGACAGCCGCTCCCAATGCAGAACCAGCTTCTGTTCAGAAGCAATTCCATTGGCAGGCAGCCTTTGCTTCATCGGATTGCATTGCTAAAGACAAGTTTTCTGCATTTCCTAATGGATATTTTGGTCAGGTGGCAGCCACACCCAATGCAGAAGCAGGTTCTGTTCAGAAGCGATTCCTTGTTTTCGATCACTCTGGGAATCAAACAAGCTTCTTTATCAGTTCTGTGATTGCACCTACAATTCCATTCCAACACCAGAGTTGTAAGATTCCTAGCCAGTTTGATGCTAAAGGAATACATGAAGAACTGGCAGCTAATAGGGATCCAATCTATCAATCTGGGCCTGTTATTGTTTCAGATGGATTGAATGAAAATCACGAGAGTGATGGTGGGAGTGAAATGCGTGAAGACACAGAAGAACTCAATGCTCTATTGTACTCGGATGATGAATATGAAGATACTGGCTgtagtgaagaagatgatgaggtaGCTAGCACTGGTCATTCCCCTAGTGAAATGACAGGCCacgagaagcaagaagaagaagaagaagaagttgctAGTTCAGGTGGCCCAAATAAGAAGAGGAAACTTCTTGATGGAGAACATGAAGCAACATGTTCAGTCATGGACACTGCAAATTCAGCAAAACCCAATGGTTTGTTGTTGGAGTACGAGGACGATGCAGAATCAAGCTGCATTAGAGGCAGGGCCCAGGGAGGAAAGATGGGTGCATTGCCGCTGGGTCAGAAGCGGTTAAGGAAGGAAAGGATAAGGGAAACTGTGAGCATTCTGCAGAACATAATTCCTGGTGGGAAGGGCAAGGATGCAGCAATGGTCCTTGACGAAGCAATCCAGTACTTGAGATCTCTGAAGGTTAAAGCCAAAGCTCTTGGGACCTCTACTACTATTCTCAATTAG